CATCCAGAAGTAAACGGCGCTCCCCACACAGCATGTATCATCATACTTTCAAACTACACTCACATATCTTAGACAACTGTTAACATTGTCTAAGATACagataaaaatatatctaaaaataatactatataaGTACTGTGTTACGGACTTACAGATCGACCATTGCAAGGTATGGGACTTGTCCCATATCGGTTGTATGGGCACTAGTGTGGGTTTTATATACCAAATGCCCAAATGGGATCTCTCACCCATTAGACTAATCTTTGAGTTGTGTTCTCCCATTTGGTATGTAACAATGGTATTAGAGCCAGGTTGGAGTGTGGCCCacggagtggtggcttggatGGAGCCAGATGTGACCAACGAGGACGTCAGTCTTTAATGGGAAAAGATTGTTACGGATCGAAATCAATGTAAGGTATGGGACTTGTCCCACATCGGTTGTATGGGCAACTAATGTGGGTTTTATATACCAAATGGGCTCTCTCACCCATTAAACTATTCTTTTGAGTTGTGTTCTCCCGTTTGGTATGTAACATAATGTAACCATGAGCTATTGAATACCCATAGaaaacgaaacaaaaagcataaaGGAAGCAAGGTACCTTTGAGCTTAATATAAAGGGGCTTCTTCCCAAACGAACCAAACATGATCAAAGGTTCTAGAACGTACCCAATTGACCTACTCAATCGACAACAATGCTCTAGATATCTCCCACTCATCACTATCCCCGGCTTGTAATCCAACTACGTCCCTGCGAATTCCACCACCACATCAGTTTCAGTAAATCACTCCATTGGTACCCAACATACTAATCATTTACATACCTCTAACACCAACACCAATTCTCAACATATTCAAACCAAATACATAAACCACATcacttaaaatttgaaaaaaagaaaactgaGAAGTTGGCTTCATGTCATAGAAAAGTTTCATTGCAAAAGCAGCAGAGCTAGAACTGGCATACAAAAAACACAACGACACCACACCTTGAAATTCAGTATGTAAATGCCaaaatgaaaacataaataaaactagattttgtttttaatgttaTCAATACAGTATTTAACGAAAGTTAATGATATTTTAACAAGAAAATGGTCAATACATATGTTTCATTAATGTCAATCCCAACACTTGGTTTGAGAAAAAACAATAATAGTAATAGCTCAACCTAACTATGTAAATTCCTGACCAGCAACTATTCATTAAAGCCACGAGAATATGCGACTTAGTGTTCAACGCACTATGCACATTCTCAATGATCCGTTATGCCATCAACAAATTTCCTCCGCAGATATAAAATCCATGTATAACAATCCCAAAAAACCATATGAAATCCAAATATAATACTGCTTCAGAATGTGGAATTATTCACTCCATCACAGTACTTTTATATGaagataaaaacacaaaaacaaaaggttgACAGCGAGGTGGGGCAAAGCATGATGGGTAAACAAAATCATGGATTTGATGTAGCTTCTTGTTGAGTAATGGTTGTGGTCATAGTCGGCAATGAGGTTGGTTCTACAATATTAGGAGCTGCTGGTGTTTGTAATGTCTGGCTAAATGTTAGCCTTGGTGGAGGTGAAGTGTGATCCGTCTGCAGGATTGGTGTTTCAGGGAATGCACAGCACCATGGACGAACTGGACCTCCTTGGTTAGCTTTCTTGAAATTGATGCTAGTATTTTTATGACTATGTATAAACAACAATGAAAAAAGATCacacaatgcaataatatatatacaactggATAATAGTAAGTGGTACCATGTCCATCAAACAAACAGTCATATaaatatcaacatccatataTCACGACAATTAATCTTGAATGAGTAAATTAAACATTTGTATGGTCAAATAAAAGCATGTCCGTTGACACTTATGGTGATAATTAGCCATCCCTGAGAATCAGTTACCTTCCAATAATATTGCTAACCATCATTATATACTTCCTCTAATATGGTTCTGTACTTCTCtatgtatatgtgtaaattgtgaTTCTGCCATAATTCTAACTTGTTGCGTAAACTGCTTTATGCTTTATCAATTAACAATCTGGTGAATTTCAAcccatttctttactagctaaATCTTTTGATTTGATCCGTTAGCTATAAGGCATATCCTGAATTGACCCATTCAGAAGTAAACGGGTCGAAACTGCCACCCGCTATACCAACTAATGAAACAAGTATGGATTTTGTACAAGACCATACCTGATATTGAGGCATATGCACATCCCTGGCCTAAAATTAGTCTGCATAAGTGCTGCCAAATAATAGGTTTCAACTTGCTTCTGTTGCTTACTGATATGAATGCTACTGAAAAACTGTCTCGCCCAACTGGCTCCAAAACCCTCCCTCAAAATAAAAGAGCTTGCTGCTCACTTTTCAAGTGATGTGCCATCTACTCCTTGGCTCTGAATGGTTTTTCTGTTATATACTTTCGGGAGTGGATTTTGTGCACCATTTATAAACTTGCATAGTACCTTTCCACCCTTTGACTACACTTCCTTTACAACGTCTTTAGGGTTCTACAGGTTACACATCATAGCATTTATCCGATACTCCATGATATTGATCTTGAACAAAAGATTGAGCGACCTCCGGAGATGAATGCCCTAATTGTCCACAAGTCTGAAATCTTAGCAATAAGGCTTTTGTATATGCATCTACAGAGAACCCATTGTTCCTCAAATCTTTAAGATATTGATTTGCCTCTGACATCTCATTGTGCAGAAGACATCCCTGGGTAATGGTATTATATGTACAACCATCCGCTAAGCAACCACTTTCTTGCATCTTCAATAGCAACTCGTTTGCTTTATTCAGTTCCCCGTGTCTGCAATAACCATTGATCATGATAGTGTACGTATGAACATTTGGTGGGCAACCATCttccttcattttcaaaaacaacTTTTTTGCTTCATTTAACTTTCTGTTCCTACAAAAACCACCAATCATTGCAGTATATGTACATACATTCGGTTGTAATCCTCCGGCAGAAAGCTCTAGAAACAGACCATATGCAGCGTCAATTTCCTCAGCTTTGCACAGCCCGTCAATGATGCTAGTATAAGTAAAGACATCGGGAGTCACCTTTGCATCATCCATCATCTTAAACAAAGCTAAAGCCTCACTAAGTCTTCCGTTCTTGCATAAAGTATCGATCAAAGTACTGTAAGTAACAACATTAGCAGCCAGACCACAATCTTGCATTTTATAAAAAACGACAAGTGCATCCTCTAGTTTTTCAGCAAGACATAGACCCCGGATAATAGTAGTGTAAGTAACAACATTAGGATTAATATTTTGTCGAGACATATCCTTAAACAGTCCCAATGCTTCGTTTATCTCTTTATTCTTACAGTACCCATTGATCATAACATTATAGCTAACAACGTCACGAGCACAACTCATGACATCAAATAAACTCTTAGCATCATCTAATCTATGAATCAAACAGTATCCATTTATCAAAGCATTGTAACTAGCAGCATCCGGCATCATCCCTCTTTCAACCGTGAAATCAAGAAAATACTGTGATTCATTCACCAAACCTTGTTTACACAATGTACTTACTAACACGTTAAACGACTGCAAATCTATTAACACGTTCCGAACTAACATATCATTCAACAATTGTATAGCTTCTTCCCGTAACTCAAACCTACACAGCCCCTGCATCAAGCATATATAAATAACCAAATTTGGCACAACACCTTTCTCAATCATTTCCCAAAAAAGACTCCAAGCACGACCAACTTGCCTGTTTTTACAAAGAGCGTCTACAATTGTACTATACACGACAACCCCACAAGAACCATCAATCTTCTGAATCAACGTTATCGCATCATTAAAATTCCCCATTTTACACAACCCATTAACCAAAGTCCCATAACTAACAATGTCCGGTTCCAAACCAACtaaaaacatttcatcaaacacttggcGTGCGCGACCAAGTAACCCCTCGTCACAAAGTCCTctaatcaaaatattaaaagtaaCACAATCCGGCAGGTACCCAAGTTTCAACGCGTTACCAAGCACGGATAAACCTATGTCTAGTCTATTTAAACAACAGTAACAATTTATCACAATATTAAACGCGTAAATATCGGGTTTTATTCCCAACATGTCTAGTCTGTGAAATAATGAAATGGCGACATTGTGATGATTCAGTTTAACTATTCTTGTTAGtattttagaaaaatgtttTATTGATGGAAAAGGTTTTTGGTTAATGTATTTATCAAACGTAACGagttcatcatataattctaagTTGGTTTTTGGGTTGATTTTAGTATTAGTTATTCGTGAAGTGAATTTGGAAATGTGTTTTTGTGTTCGGAATAATGTCACAGTTTTCATTATTATGATGTGAAGGATTTTGATTGTGTTTTGTCATTTGAGAAGGTTAATATGGAGTGTTTATATATGGGTTTTAAAAGAGCATTTGTTTTGGATTTGGGTTTTGTGGGTTTGGTTATTGGTTAATTCTGTATTTTACTTTTACACTAttatttcttcatttttcattatccgttttttttttagtcattaagtgctgaatgtattaagtggctgaatgcattaagaatgtctgtatgtattaagtgaaatataagtaattagcggttatttttgtttattaagttaaaaaagaaacatgaaatttgactgaataattaagttcttaactattaagtttattaagtaaaaatgaAATGGACCTAACTAATAATAATGGGTTTTCACTTTTAATAGTTACTTTGGAAACCTGTTGTATCAAATCATCCTCgtaaactaaacaaaaatattaattatatgtaatcCAGTAAAAACTgcatttaacgtgtataaaaaatgTCTATATTCACTACAaccaatattgcatttgttcacatttttagcgagtgtgaacaaattaaaaattttgtcaagtttttttgtgtgtaaaaatatatagaaatgaaAG
The Erigeron canadensis isolate Cc75 chromosome 2, C_canadensis_v1, whole genome shotgun sequence DNA segment above includes these coding regions:
- the LOC122588094 gene encoding pentatricopeptide repeat-containing protein At1g63130, mitochondrial-like; this encodes MLGIKPDIYAFNIVINCYCCLNRLDIGLSVLGNALKLGYLPDCVTFNILIRGLCDEGLLGRARQVFDEMFLVGLEPDIVSYGTLVNGLCKMGNFNDAITLIQKIDGSCGVVVYSTIVDALCKNRQVGRAWSLFWEMIEKGVVPNLVIYICLMQGLCRFELREEAIQLLNDMLVRNVLIDLQSFNVLVSTLCKQGLVNESQYFLDFTVERGMMPDAASYNALINGYCLIHRLDDAKSLFDVMSCARDVVSYNVMINGYCKNKEINEALGLFKDMSRQNINPNVVTYTTIIRGLCLAEKLEDALVVFYKMQDCGLAANVVTYSTLIDTLCKNGRLSEALALFKMMDDAKVTPDVFTYTSIIDGLCKAEEIDAAYGLFLELSAGGLQPNVCTYTAMIGGFCRNRKLNEAKKLFLKMKEDGCPPNVHTYTIMINGYCRHGELNKANELLLKMQESGCLADGCTYNTITQGCLLHNEMSEANQYLKDLRNNGFSVDAYTKALLLRFQTCGQLGHSSPEVAQSFVQDQYHGVSDKCYDV